The region TGTACAATAATTCGAtagttatttttatacaaccaGTTGTTTTCAATTCGCTCCCCTGTTTTTCGACGATGTTTTATACTTATAACTTTGGACGCTACATGCGCAACTTCATCAATATTACAAAATCTCATCAATTTATATTGCATAATACGAATTACGATTGATATCGATAACATGATAAAAAGCtatggaaagaaaaagtagaaaGATACGGGCAAGGTTTAGTTATCGACTTCACAAATATTACAGGTGAATTATAAATAGAACATACTTAAGCCTTTAATTATAGGGCGACGGAGAAAGTAAAACTGTATCATTATGTtatcaaattcattttcttatcATACGATTAACGTGGGCCTACTTGACCATGCTGATTAAATTATCGATGTAAGTAGTGGCTATTGACAACTACCGGGTGACAAAATATCACAATCCGTATAaaacaaagaacaaaaacCAAGTTCGCACGACTATTGCcctaatttttggaaattgaaaacaattaaCTATCAATACACGATGacccaaaaattgaaatactgcTTCGAAATTTCATCTCACCGATGTACCAACCTACATTGGCAATAAAATGCATGTTAGATATGCAGTATAgatagaataagaaaatgcAACTACTGCAGAAGCGCAGGTAAAGTGTGAAGCCTTCGTAGTTCCGGTGACGTTATAACTTGGCAGGATTCTTCGATTTTATGACCGTTAAAGTTCTATACagtacgtaaaaaaaaaagtagttcGTAACTGGATTCAAACCTTGCATCAAactattgaatgaaaaaatcaaacagcAATTGCAACAATTTCATAGGCCTAAAAATGCGAACGAAGGGAACAATACAATCAAATAACTTCTTTACCCTCACCAGTcgtctataattttttttttttttatgatgcaaaactaaataaataaatacaattaaATTTACGTCAACgatatcttcaaattttcggaGTTGGTTCCATCTATCGCTTAAATTAGATATGCCCGTCCATCGATCGCTTCAATTCCTAACATATCACCGATTAAGCGCGAAAAGAGAGAGGTGCAAACAGTTGGACTCACCTGTCTGTCGTATGAGTGCGAAAATCTGCGATCAACGGCACGTGTTTGCGTCGTCGTTGTCGCGACCCGAATACTAGCGTAATTAGATCTTACGTAATTGCAGTGGGCAACAGTATCAGCAGCGCAAGCAGCAGGAACGGCGACGCGTTTGCGATTTTCGAGGGGCGCCGCGACGCCAAGCGCGAAAGCATAACCGACGCCAAGTGCGGCGGCGGTCCAAACGCACCACAAACCCCAACCCACGAGTTCTACGTAAGCCAGTTTAATATTTTACTCGTATTGAACCCCCGGTTTTGACGACGAAGAAAGTATTAAACTTAAGAAGAAGGATGGAAAGTCTTCTGTTCTTTCATCACGTCTTGAGCATTCGTTCGTTatagttttgtttttatttatttttttttaaacccagtttaaaaaaattctaatttacCCCGAAATCTAGGATTGGGTATACATATAAGAACAAATACACGGTGCACCGACACCGACGCAAATCTTATACAAGCATATAATTTCGTCCGACGCGAACCAGCGAACAAACTCACTTCGAATCCTCAAAGTCTAAAAGCTCAACGATCACCAGCAAAGTAGTAGTCTATTAATAAATCTTACTACTTGACGGGAGGACAGAATCATCGCAAAGCTCCGGTCACTCtgaccgaattttcgacactcccagtgaattttttcttcgcctcTTTCATTTTCTCAGATAAAATTCTACCTGCCAGCTAAAGCTTCACTGTCCTTacgttttttcattcttcgcAATTTGTAATTCGTTACAAATGAAACAACCAACAGAAGCTGGCCAGCAATCTTATCtttctcttacaattagttgagaatttttctgatCAACACGTTTTACGAGTTTTTATACATGTTAAAGTTTGCAATCCTATTTGAATGGAGAGTTCTACtataaatgaaatagaaaaatgcatCGAACTTTCAGAATTCTCGTTGTTCGATGTTTGGCTTGAATTCAATCTCTGTAGTCGTTTCTTCAACAGCAGCTATACTTGACCCAGTGAAGTGGCGAGCTGTCCTCCCATGTAGGTATACTATAGTTCAATAGAATACATGCCTATGCGGACCACCGCTCGTCCGGATTTGTCTACACTCTACTATATATGTTAcctatacattatacacgtgTAGAAGCTACTGGCATAAGCGACGAAGAGGAGACAAATAGTGTCCCACTGTTCCACTAGTCGACACaagaattatatttatatatcacAGAGCGAACCTTTCTAAATGAAGTAAATGATCGGACCAAACGAAAGACACGTGTGCTTGTCGCGAATATAGTAGCCACTTGATATTTATGAGGTGGTTGTGGCGGGCTGCGCAGCAACGGTATAATcatcaagaaagaaaaaaaaaataatttaatgaaacgCTCGCTACTCCGAGTGTTCAATATTTGTCGTTCAACGATCCGATTTTATCGGTTTCTTATTAGGCCGCACAACGAGCAATCTTATAATGCGAATCGAGACTTTACATCGGAACATACTTCGCAGCATGAAGTTTCTGCACCAACCAGTTGACTCATAAAGTTTATTATAACTAGCATAAGTGTGCATTTACACCTACCTACATGCTACATCAACTGAGCAGCTATTTTCAATGCGCAACCTACATATATCTTATACCTGCAATACCTTGCCCGCCGTTCTGTTATGCACGTTAGATATTCAATCCCGGGTCTTAAATTGCGTAAAGGTACCCTGGCAGAGAAGCAAGggagtgaaataaataaataaataaatacaggAACGCTACGATACTTACCGATTATTTACACGTTCGTCTACGACTTTTCTACCATATATCATTTAGTTTCTATTCAATCTTACCATAGAAGTAAAGTAAAAACCAGACGCTTCCGACTCTAAGGGGTCCGTATACACCTTTACGGAAGTCAACATGCTCATGGGAATTGCATTCGGAGTCTGAGATTTTACcgaattgataaattttcggAAGAATAAAAGTTATGCTGAATATACAACAAGTACCCAGCATGGGACTAACTTgatttaaacttttcaatgTAAATGAATTTTCCAACTTCTTCGAAGAATCAATAACAAAAAGTGAACACTCTCAAATGTGTAAAAGGAACAAAATACAACGGTCGCGTACAAAACTTGGTTCTAGATTTGCTACGTATAACTTGACGTAAAAGTTACATAAATTTCTTTGGAGTTCAGTCCAGAGTCTGAACCTCAAAACAGGAAACAGAAGAAGCATTGAAAATGCTTTGTATGCCACAGTAACCGGATCTTTGTTAGATACATCGAACGATTGTTCactaaaattttgtttaacaAATCCGTCAAGCGTATGACGCATGCAGCACGGACAAAACGGAGGATCGATAATGTGCAGCAATGCATTAAAGGTGTACGGAACCCCTTAGACGACCACAGGGCAAcaaacaaaccaaaaaaaaaaatccatgtcACTTACGATTTGATCGTTGATACCGCGATAGATGTTTTGATGGGTGGCCGCAGTAGCCGTTTGTGAGTTATTTCCAGCAATTCCGTTTGCCGCGTTACTGGTACTTCCGTTACCGGGATAAGTGTCACCCCGTCTCGAGGTGGAAGGTAACGAGGATAAGGACGAGGTATTATCTCCGGCGTGGTTCACGCCGCTGGGTCGAGAAACGACGGGTTTTCGTACCGCGGAGTTGAAACCATTTACCGGATCGTTTGAAATGGTATCCAGTAAGGAGGCGGCGTTATCGCCGCTACTCTCATCGATAAGGCCACCACCGGATATTATCCCTAGCTCTGTATCAGAACTCGGATCTTCGGGCGTTAAAAATCCGTTCAAACGATTGGTCGCCGTTGAGTTTCTTCCACCGAGCAAACCTTCGTCGTCTTCGGCTCCGTGAACTCGGCAAGTTCCAGCCGCGTTCTCGTCATCGGCGTTACGATCGGCGTTATTGTTGTTCGTTAATAGAGTGTTAGTCAATGAATTGTTAGACGTGTTAGTTACCGGCCGATAAATACAAACCGAGTTAACGTTCACACCATCATCATCAACGTCAGCATCAACGCCATCGTCAGCGAGACAAGAGTTAGAGGGACGTGAATTGGTTTTCTGTAACCCGTTTGATTCAGGGATTCTCGAAGGGCACGTAACGGCACCATTTGTCTCGTAACACCGTGTGGTATTAATGTTATCGACTGCAGGCGGTTGCAGCCTGGCAGCTCTCGACTGCAGACCCTCGGTACAATTTCCGTATTCGTGTTCGTATTCGTattcgttgttgttgttactgttactgttattgttgttgtcgtcgtTCTTAGGCCCCTTTTGCGACGTCCCCGTTACCTCTGTCGCCGCGCTGTCCGGCTGCGCATGATTGCTGCCAATCAGGTTGCTACCGATCGGAGATCTTCTCAATGCCCTGGGTGGTCGGCCTTGGAGCAGCGTGTTCGAGGTCGTCGATTCGTTGCCGGTGAATAGATGGTTCTTCGCGCTGGACGCGTTTCCCCCGACGATCGAGCTCGAGCTCGACGAATGCACCCCAGGACTCGTCCCCAACGGTCCGGCGGTCCCGTATCCGTTGACCGTGGCTTTCCCGATTCCGTGTCGTTCGTTGCTGCCCGATATATTTGGCACGTAATTAGCCGGCGAATACTTCGCGATAAGGTCCGCTGTCGAGGAGGCCAAACTGCCTAGGGTTTCACGAGCCTCGCTGTTTCGCTGATCCCTCGATGACGAGGATGACGAGGAATATCTACCAGCACCCGACAACACTCCGCTTCCTGGACCACAACCACTACCACCGCTGCCCGTGTCCGAGTAAGACGCAGACGAGACTGATAGCGACCTGCGAATAAAAGCAACCGTTGCGAATTACCACTCTTCTCTATACCCAACCGACCAACCGCCCCCCGCCAACAATCTTTCGGGCCGATGGCCAAGGGCTCCCAGTAATGTTACGGCTGCACTGGTTATGCAACCCGCTCAATGTCTACTGGCATGCATTCGCGTAAGGGTATATAATAACCATTGCaaaggtgtgtgtgtgtgtgtgtgtgtgtgtgtgtgtgcttGAGATTACAAGAAATTTTACACCAACTTGCCACTTTGACTTTTCCGACTCGTGGTATCGGTGTAATCGTAaaggtatacaaaaaaaaactgctcaATATTCGGATACAAACATGTAATTTAATGcttgatgaaaagtaaaactcTACctgtgtaaaaatatataacatcGTGATCAAGAACCCGAAGCAAATCTGCAAAACAGTTTAATGGACGGACAAAACTGTACTGCACTATGGacgtatgtatatgcataGGTAGATTTATTCTCGACGGGTATACAACGTAAAATGTAGTTTTACTGCGTTCGTGCCGGTAATTGCGGTACCTCCGAGTGAGAGGAATGTTACGGTGTaagaatgtatttttttacggTATAAGTTTCTCTGTACCTTGTAAACATGTTTTTACGCACATGCATATCGTGATCCAAACATCTATTAAGGACATTCTGAATAAATAACTACATAACAAAGAATAGACGACTGTACAATATAATTTAAACAAATGCGATCATAATTTGATCACCGTATAAATGAGGATGATGCGCACTTGGTCTTGAGggtgaaaattggaaaacgaAAATTGGTTGATCGGAATTAATTTGTAAAGTGGCCGAACGAATTTAACATAAGCCAGAAGACGTTCTACGATGCAGAAATAATAATCTTTATTCTATCTATCCCGTTCAGTGCttgccaaaaatatttttgaccGGAAGTTTTAAATCTAGGACGTAGAGGCTACATTCACTGCAGTGCGTAAGGCCGTTCCAATACATGAAATTATACGGCCATGTTGCAGCGgaaatgtatgtacattgtgCATATGTGTACCtagttttattattacacacaccgaaactttcaaatttattttatattccctgtttttctttatcgcattttcttttgttcttatcagttttatttattcattaatatATGTTTGATATTTATTCCGTCGGCGTTGATGGAAAAACGATCGTCCACGTCGCTTTGACCGACGACTTACGCGACTGAATCGATCAGCGGATTACATAAAAACGTTTTGAATTCGTAACCGAGTTTCGTTGCTGTTTCTTTTCATGCATCGGGCAGACGTTTAAAAGTTGTTTACTCGTCGGCCATGACTATGTGTAGATAATCGTGTCATTCCGGAAAAATATGTGTGTATTTACTCTCGAGGAAATGAAGATTAAATCTTTTTGTTTCGGGAAAACAAGTACTAGAATTGTAACGATGCTTCGAATTGGGGTGTGAGCCGTTAAACGAATTCAACGAACTCGGCACCAGGAACACTGAGGCATCGATTGCATCGTTTACTCTCGGATAATATCGCGTGACTCAGCTGACCTAAATTTTATATGAAAATCTGTGGTACATTAAAAGTCGCATTACCCAGAGGCGAAAGTCCAGGAAAATACGAAgttgaagtttgtaacgttatcgtaacgaaacattgggtaAAAAGTCACTATTTTCTCaattgtacaataattttgaagtAACTAAGATTTTGCGATATGATCGTGTCTTGTTTGATTACGGTTTACCGAATATCAGACAATTCCAAAATCGCataataacgatttttcctcagcatgaatcgttacgataacgttactaacttcaatatgcTATGGGAAAACGTGTTTTGTTGAACGAACATAAAAATGGAATGGacctgaaaaattgaaatactgtGTAGATTCGAaaagatgattttttaattttttttttagttttttctcACATCAAACTCGAACACACGACATTTCGAATAACAACGGTGACAAATATCGACAGATTTCACAGCAATGATAACGGAATAAAGCAGAGATTTCAGGTTACCTGGCGGGTGAACAGAGGCGACGATAGTCGCAGGAAGAGTACGAGCTAGATCGATGAGTGGAGCCGTAGCCGGAACCGAAACTGTAGTAGTTGGTCGAACGGTCGAAGGAATTGGTAGATCCGGAAGTTCTGTACGAGGCGAGCTTTGACGATACAGAACTGCCAACCCCAGATGTTGTGGTGCTCACACCGGAACCGCTAGAATTTCGCCTGGGTGACAAAGGTGTGGGCATCGCGTTCGTGCTGTACGATACTGCAACCGCGCCGGCATGCCCCCCTCTGTTGTACGCCATTGCTTTAAGCCACGAACAATGATTTCGTTTATATTTCGAACATAGACAATGTAcattagactgggccaaaaaaattgactattttttttttttgaaaaatatattgagaatatcattcagtatggcaaaaaaaaaatttcatgaaattttaagcccttaatattaactttaagaggtctatcatcgctatttttgatttttagtaataatttgatgttttacgtcagaactgtcgaaatattgaagtgaaaaaattcatgttcaCTTATctctttataaaattaaattccctacaaaaaaggtctgattatagatttttgtcagacaagccgtttccgagtaattaagcttaataaattgatataatttctcgatttgactttttttatttggaatttcgtgactaacgaatcaatgaatgtaaagttaatattaagggcttaaaatttcatgaatttttttttttgccatactgaatgatattctcaatatatttttcaaaaaaaaaaaatagtcaatttttttggtccagtctaatgtacatacatgcctCGAGGTATATGTGTGATTTAAATCATTGAATGGTCAAGGGGTTGTTGGTTGGCCGGAAACTGATTCGTTTCAGTCGTTTCATTTATACgaatataaacattttttaattaattacaacaaTTATGAGCAAAAGGTTAGATATCGATGCTTGATTTCACTCTTGTACGATGCTTCGTTTTATTTCGATTAACTAACAATGAAACACGTTTTTTCCATCAGGTCGGCATCGgcgaatatttaaatttacaacGGTATGTGGATATTAATTATGACGAAAAAGTGACAATACTTACTTAATTGAATACTGCCGTGAAAACAAAGTCTAATTCAGTAATTGTGTAGAAAATATAGTTTTCTGAATTAAACAAGCCATCGTAGAGACGCATCTATCGATATCTAAGTTTTTGTCTATAATTACAGTAATTTCTATTTTGGTATTTCCAAAGAGCTTTCTTAGCTTACGAATACGACAATTTGATAAAACCGCAATGATTTTAGGCCAATCAACCCCCGCAAATGATCAGAccagaaatataattttcatgaattcaCAATAAGTAcaaggaggaagaggagggaCGGGATGCGGTTAAGAAACAATCAATGCGAAAACAACCTAAATAgggtattccatgccaactcgACTACGGTCTAGTCCttacacggagagaaaaatctgagaaaaattaccctgctgttactataatcgtgatgtaaaagacaccTAATGCAGTTTTGATTGATGcagttacaaaaattatgggtttttatgaaaaaaattactacctTGCTTAGAAACTATGTATTTCGGCAgcataaaatttaaaatgtgacGACGCATTTTTCTGATGCAGCACCGTAAAAACTGCATTAggtgtcttttacatcacgattatagtaacagcagggtaatttttctcagatttttctctctgtgTACCACGTCTCGGATCATTTTTGACGTATGTAAGTAAAAACTTCTTTTTCACTGATACgttcttttcaaaaacatttACACTGTATTTTGTTCATAAGATTGTGGTATCAATAAATCAATGACAATATGcgattattaacaataacaaaatcTTTTGATGATCGGTTTAATAAGAAGAAGATACAGAAATAAATTCCGTATTTGAcgtaaaatttcgaatacttcgaaaaacttttaaatttCAAGAGACTTTCtataattgatataaaaaaaaaaaaactctgagAGACCTACAAATACATTTCAGAACTGAGACAAAGATACCCAAATATATAAATCCATGTTCAAATATGATCCACAGATCAAATCCGAAGTGATTATAAAGCTAAGGCGATGGTGAagttggcacggaatgccTTGCATGGCATATAATACtcgaaatctttttttttcgatatcatGATAATCCAGTAGGCCTGCTTTTTTATTGCGCGGATTACGATTGCTCGCCGTGGGATTGTCCAGGAAATaagatgacaaaaaaataacgataatatacaaacgatattaataattacataGATAAACGTATGAGACGACTATCAATGCGTTGACAGACTAGTATTTAAGAGACGATCCGTTATTGGCTGAGTCGTTTTCACAATCGTACGAACTGTACATACATGCGATTCACCAAGCTAAACATCCACTTCCGGTTTCGACTCATTCGTGCTTGAACGCTCGCTCGCTGTTACGGGATGATTAAAATCTGCTTCCTGATACACCGTTTTACAGAATATAATAAGGCAGCGAATACCGTGTCAAGTCATAATGGTTAAAGTATTTTTATGTAACACCAGTATGATTTACGCGTCTGTTTTTGCCTGCGTTGATCCTTGCGTAATGTAATCGTTTCTGCGACGGTACAAAAGAGAGCATCCGAGTGAAACAAGTGGACTTTTCCGCCCTAGTACTAAAAAGTGTTTATATAACGAATGATTTTCGAATGTTACAGCATATAATAACCATTCGTCGTGTCATCTTTTGCTTAGAAAGAAGATGTACAACTTCAACAACAGTCGACTAAAAAAATAACTGGCGTTgcgataattttatatataaacTATACATCAGGTGTATACAAGAGTTTGAAGCAAAGTTAATACCAGAATATTCGCAATCGGATGTATAATTATGTAAATTCTCGCATCATCTTGGGGTCAGCAAGGATTTTATAAATATGATTTTAATTGATTCGATAATTTCAATGTTAACAAAACgaatcgctaaaaataacccGTGGAATGTTCAACGGTCTGGCGTAAGCAAAAAATGTGCAGTAGTTTACTGCTACACGTGTCTCGCGCGCTAAagtgcgaaaaaaaagtaatcaacGAAGCGCTTGTGCTGTAGGTGTATTATATGCGTCCACATACCTATAAAACATACTAAATGATCGAATGAGcgaaatacatatacatacctaccgCGATGTAGGTACGTACGCGTATAAGGTAAAGTGATCTAAcaggagatgaaaaaaaggaacaggcaaaaaaaaagaaaggaatacAGTCGAGTATTCGAGGCAATGGACATCGCTGATGTTATAATCATGTgacaaaaatagaaataatatcCCTATATATAATGTGATTTACATGTTTTGTATATAGACATATCGGTACGTGTAATgactgtatacatatacgggTAATTAATTACAACAGCAAAGAATCTTTCTTGCGTAATGAAGAGATTAGACGTTGTACAAATCGTTCCATCCACGTGTTATCTATTCGTGTGTATGCGTTATTAAgaagaaatatgttttttttttcttttcttactcTGCGTGACAACGTGTAGCAAATCAAAATGATAATTGTTAAATCGTTGTGTATCAACGTATTTAGTGAAAAGTGAATTTAGTTATCATATATGTACACTGAAAGAAAGCATTTAACCGATAACGATAACGGATTGCGTAACAAATATTACGGCGTTCGTTACACGGGCTGAGAAtcagaaatttgaatttcagtttagtaggaaaaaaaaattgaaatgcagtttgaggttgaaaaataaaaattctgaatattataCCCATTTCTTTTGATggatttcaatcaatttccgGCACAGCTGATCACggtttttttactttttaagaATCAAGTGGGATACGCAGATATTTTATACACCTACTATAGCGTCGTCTCTAATTAGAGCGCGGCGGTATTTTGTTTTGTCGAATCCGAATTCGGTACAATAGATTAAAAAAGTGATCGCAGGTTTACAGCTGCCGggcaaaaattcatatcacgCCGGAAAAATCAACAATATTCTACACTCccgaaatttttatcttattttcaatattccaGGTTCTTCGCAATCGAAAGTCCGCCGTAAACGCGTTTGTTATACGCTGTGATGATTTTAATTAACGTTCACTTGATCAGTTGGTTCTACAACGAGCTATTATAGCAGCTGCTACTCTCCTTCTAACAACTCACGTACTTCTATGACGTTTAGTTCCAACAAATTATTATGTAACAATAGACGAtgaaaaagattttaaaaagagaaacagcagtaaaaaaaaaattacgaacgTACGTATAATCGCGTACTTGTGATTCTGACGTATAACGAATTGTCATTTAGGTGTGTCAATGACGGCGGACGACACGTGACTAGACGACACAGCTACTTACCTCATACATCAAAGGAACATTGATGCATGCGGAACACGACTGTGACGTTATTACATTGCCGCTTTGAAAGAACCGCAAACGAATCGAATAATGTTTATGATTCACGTtacaaaagaatttttttttttgcaataattctGAATCACAATATGTTTGCGGCTTTGGTCACGTGTCGTACGAAACccaaaattgaagaaaaaacggGGAACATAGCGGACCAAATGGCGTAGCAGCTTAAATACGTTATAACGCAGGCACAGTCGTATACTGACCAACTCTAATTGTAAACGAGGCAGAGAGAatgtttcaaacaattttctcattGTTTGGCAGctcgccatttttcattttagaCATACCAACGAGTATCCGTCTACGGAGAACATCATACATGTAGTATAACTTCTGCACGAAATTTTCCAACAAATATTATTACCGCGCGTTTCAGTCCCTGCTATGTgcaagttttttaaaattctcgtTTGCAATACCAATTGCGGTTCGCACGGCTTCGAGTTTTTGCaatacatacacatattacTTCCCTGTCAATGTTATTTATGCTCTCGACATTTGTGCAAcgttttttcctctctctttcctgATCTATTTCTCAACTTCGCACGTTGCAAAAAGTTATGGCAAATATCGCGGATAACCCGCAGAGAGCGATATATTCACGTTCGATATAtgcgaaaaatttgtatttcaaaataaaatatacacacaGATTATACACATATGAATTGCAGAGTCCTTCggaaatgatataaaaatataaattgaagtCTGCAGGCTCGattgtatacataaattttcaaGGTATATGTCAAAAgatgggaagaaaaaatttacaaatacattggcaacaaaatttctttgaatatATCGAATCATTGGGTGTAAGAAACATTTTCGCATTCTATCGAAGATCACCTGAAGCTTGGGTATCAATCAAtgttgatataaatatatatagtcTAGGAAGACGTGAACGTGTataggtagaaaaaaaaatctgtaaagtttgtgaaattcttgatatacgattataaattaaaatagtaCATAAGATCATTTCATCATCGCAAAAATATCATTTGAGATTTCGTATGTGacgattgtgaaaaaaaaaaaaaaaaaaattgaaatttcgcgACTCACGTCCTCCAGCACGTGTCTTCTTATTATTCTTATGCATAAATCGGTAGCCCTCTTTAAACACGTCCAATTTATTACTTACGTGCGTGGGCGATAAAGCAGCTGATTGACGCTCAGATAATTAAACGCTGTTTGCATTTAGATACGTACAACCATCGTGAGATTATGATAAAAATCCGCGGTAACTTGATTGTTGTAATTAGTCGTTGCGCAAGGATCATTTGCACTTGAGCTTCGCACGGCTGGTGGTAAACAGCAGTTCTTACAATTTTGCAGAAAGGATGAGGTAGGatggttaaaaaattgttacatcATGGGGTAAAAGAATGAAGCTGACAATCAGTTACGCAAACGCAAATATATGTACAAACATTGTATGCGTATATACGCCAGGGCGGTGTTAACACAGGATCACACATACgacatacgtatataatgtatacataaacGTAGTTTCTACAGGCTCTTATTGAAAAACATTGCCGCTCCCGCAAAATCGTACACCCACCCTTGAGCGGTCGAATACCTTTCGAGATAACAAATACGTCGATAAAAATAGGCATTGAAGATGACTCGACAAGAAATTCTCTTCCGATCAGAGAATCGGATTTCACTATTCCGGATTAAACTCGAGAAACTCGCGAGGATATATTCGGAATTGGGGGATTTATTTATAGCgtataatgaaaagaaaagtgaGGAGAATACGTGAAATTCATTTCTGTACTCACTGTTGTAATGAGAAAAGCGTTAAATCGATGCTGCTACCGTGAAGCAATGACGGCGGCAAATTAATGCTATCAGGAAGAGACAGTAGTCAGTCGGCCCACGACCACGTGGTAGGCCTTCAAGGGTCACGCATACGTCCGCGCATACGCG is a window of Neodiprion pinetum isolate iyNeoPine1 chromosome 4, iyNeoPine1.2, whole genome shotgun sequence DNA encoding:
- the LOC124217178 gene encoding uncharacterized protein isoform X1, with translation MAMAYNRGGHAGAVAVSYSTNAMPTPLSPRRNSSGSGVSTTTSGVGSSVSSKLASYRTSGSTNSFDRSTNYYSFGSGYGSTHRSSSYSSCDYRRLCSPARSLSVSSASYSDTGSGGSGCGPGSGVLSGAGRYSSSSSSSRDQRNSEARETLGSLASSTADLIAKYSPANYVPNISGSNERHGIGKATVNGYGTAGPLGTSPGVHSSSSSSIVGGNASSAKNHLFTGNESTTSNTLLQGRPPRALRRSPIGSNLIGSNHAQPDSAATEVTGTSQKGPKNDDNNNNSNSNNNNEYEYEHEYGNCTEGLQSRAARLQPPAVDNINTTRCYETNGAVTCPSRIPESNGLQKTNSRPSNSCLADDGVDADVDDDGVNVNSVCIYRPVTNTSNNSLTNTLLTNNNNADRNADDENAAGTCRVHGAEDDEGLLGGRNSTATNRLNGFLTPEDPSSDTELGIISGGGLIDESSGDNAASLLDTISNDPVNGFNSAVRKPVVSRPSGVNHAGDNTSSLSSLPSTSRRGDTYPGNGSTSNAANGIAGNNSQTATAATHQNIYRGINDQIEGSPTIRAPRNRLQTPRDERCGLNGLRNIGNTCFMNSVIQCLSNTRPLLEYLVNEQYLADINTSTSGMKGALIKAFSQVIQELWEVGGEHVVNTTSLKSQIQRFAPRFMGNSQQDAQEFLRYLLEGLHEDVNRVTVKPQPIHTDIPEHYTDSQKAAESWKRYLRNEDSTIVDVFVGQLRSSLHCTSCGHVSVTLDPFWDLSLPIPTRSGTVKLNQCLEHFTKEEVLDGDEKPTCSKCQMRRKCTKSFSIQKFPKILVIHLKRFSPMERFRGKLNVLVDFPLTGLDLSAFSAPRVAGCTYNLYGVANHSGTTYSGHYTAYCKHPYSGEWHEYNDSRVSSIAARSVVSSEGYVLFYEQQPHSSNL
- the LOC124217178 gene encoding uncharacterized protein isoform X2, with the translated sequence MAYNRGGHAGAVAVSYSTNAMPTPLSPRRNSSGSGVSTTTSGVGSSVSSKLASYRTSGSTNSFDRSTNYYSFGSGYGSTHRSSSYSSCDYRRLCSPARSLSVSSASYSDTGSGGSGCGPGSGVLSGAGRYSSSSSSSRDQRNSEARETLGSLASSTADLIAKYSPANYVPNISGSNERHGIGKATVNGYGTAGPLGTSPGVHSSSSSSIVGGNASSAKNHLFTGNESTTSNTLLQGRPPRALRRSPIGSNLIGSNHAQPDSAATEVTGTSQKGPKNDDNNNNSNSNNNNEYEYEHEYGNCTEGLQSRAARLQPPAVDNINTTRCYETNGAVTCPSRIPESNGLQKTNSRPSNSCLADDGVDADVDDDGVNVNSVCIYRPVTNTSNNSLTNTLLTNNNNADRNADDENAAGTCRVHGAEDDEGLLGGRNSTATNRLNGFLTPEDPSSDTELGIISGGGLIDESSGDNAASLLDTISNDPVNGFNSAVRKPVVSRPSGVNHAGDNTSSLSSLPSTSRRGDTYPGNGSTSNAANGIAGNNSQTATAATHQNIYRGINDQIEGSPTIRAPRNRLQTPRDERCGLNGLRNIGNTCFMNSVIQCLSNTRPLLEYLVNEQYLADINTSTSGMKGALIKAFSQVIQELWEVGGEHVVNTTSLKSQIQRFAPRFMGNSQQDAQEFLRYLLEGLHEDVNRVTVKPQPIHTDIPEHYTDSQKAAESWKRYLRNEDSTIVDVFVGQLRSSLHCTSCGHVSVTLDPFWDLSLPIPTRSGTVKLNQCLEHFTKEEVLDGDEKPTCSKCQMRRKCTKSFSIQKFPKILVIHLKRFSPMERFRGKLNVLVDFPLTGLDLSAFSAPRVAGCTYNLYGVANHSGTTYSGHYTAYCKHPYSGEWHEYNDSRVSSIAARSVVSSEGYVLFYEQQPHSSNL